The following are encoded together in the Brassica oleracea var. oleracea cultivar TO1000 unplaced genomic scaffold, BOL UnpScaffold01239, whole genome shotgun sequence genome:
- the LOC106321120 gene encoding NF-kappa-B-activating protein-like isoform X2, which produces MSPPPNESDEELKGVSYQEYRWLKRIKMRNTPRDPNADERDDDNLPKAKVESDSGKSQSETDRSRKRRGRRSYDSDSESVESDSDEEDRRRQRSRRKIKSKSSRRSEESDSDEEDRKLGRKRKKSTSIRKKRRYSDSESEISASSSGDEQQHTKSKIKRRKKLSGDEEEDRGRRTSKKKKGSGHRSASGEEHSRSKSKRRKKLSGDGSDTDLKAKLEETVKDTELELKKFREMVNNESKMKSLAPEEEEAEVGPKAEGHMSGYGPALRPGEGDAIAQYVQQGKRIPRRGEVGLNADGIQRFEDLGYVMRGSRHQRINAIRIRKENQVYSAEDKRALAMFNYEEKAKREAKVMSDLSRLVQRHMGEELGPNHDPFGAGKADD; this is translated from the exons ATGTCGCCTCCTCCGAAT GAATCGGACGAAGAGCTGAAGGGGGTGAGCTACCAGGAGTACCGGTGGCTCAAACGCATCAAGATGAGGAACACGCCGAGAGATCCGAACGCCGACGAGAGGGATGATGATAACCTGCCGAAAGCCAAAGTCGAATCTGATTCTGGTAAGTCGCAATCTGAAACTGATCGATCTAGGAAGCGTAGGGGGAGGAGATCTTATGATAGCGATAGCGAATCTGTAGAGAGTGATTCTGATGAGGAAGATAGAAGGAGACAACGTAGTAGAAGGAAGATTAAGAGTAAGAGCTCTAGGAGATCTGAAGAGAGTGATTCCGATGAGGAAGATAGGAAACTaggaagaaaaaggaagaaaagcaCAAGTAttaggaagaagagaagatacaGTGATTCTGAATCTGAGATTAGTGCTTCCTCGTCTGGTGATGAACAACAACACACCAAGTCAAAGATCAAGAGGCGGAAGAAGCTCTCAGGcgacgaggaagaagatagGGGACGAAGAacaagtaagaagaagaaaggaagcgGACATAGGAGTGCTTCTGGGGAAGAACATAGCAGGTCAAAGAGCAAGAGGCGGAAGAAGCTGTCAGGCGATGGTTCTGACACTGATCTGAAGGCGAAACTTGAAGAAACGGTGAAGGATACTGAGCTTGAGTTGAAGAAGTTCAGAGAGAtggttaataatgaatcaaagaTGAAATCTTTAGctcctgaagaagaagaagctgaggtGGGTCCTAAAGCTGAAGGACACATGAGCGGTTACGGTCCTGCGTTAAGACCCGGTGAAGGAGACGCTATAGCACAGTACGTTCAGCAAGGGAAACGTATCCCACGTAGAGGAGAAGTGGGTCTTAACGCTGATGGGATTCAGAGGTTTGAGGATCTTGGGTATGTTATGAGGGGGAGTAGGCATCAAAGGATTAATGCTATTCGTATCAGGAAGGAGAACCAGGTTTACAGTGCTGAAGACAAGCGTGCGTTGGCTATGTTTAACTATGAGGAGAAGGCCAAGCGTGAGGCTAAGGTCATGTCTGATCTTTCCAGGCTGGTGCAGCGCCATATGGGAGAGGAGTTGGGTCCGAATCATGACCCTTTTGGTGCTGGAAAGGCTGACGACTGA
- the LOC106321120 gene encoding NF-kappa-B-activating protein-like isoform X3 — MSPPPNEGEVYEGRRRGSESDEELKGVSYQEYRWLKRIKMRNTPRDPNADERDDDNLPKAKVESDSGKSQSETDRSRKRRGRRSYDSDSESVESDSDEEDRRRQRSRRKIKSKSSRRSEESDSDEEDRKLGRKRKKSTSIRKKRRYSDSESEISASSSGDEQQHTKSKIKRRKKLSGDEEEDRGRRTSKKKKGSGHRSASGEEHSRSKSKRRKKLSGDGSDTDLKAKLEETVKDTELELKKFREEEEAEVGPKAEGHMSGYGPALRPGEGDAIAQYVQQGKRIPRRGEVGLNADGIQRFEDLGYVMRGSRHQRINAIRIRKENQVYSAEDKRALAMFNYEEKAKREAKVMSDLSRLVQRHMGEELGPNHDPFGAGKADD; from the exons ATGTCGCCTCCTCCGAATGAAGGGGAAGTTTATGAAGGTCGGCGTAGAGGATCGGAATCGGACGAAGAGCTGAAGGGGGTGAGCTACCAGGAGTACCGGTGGCTCAAACGCATCAAGATGAGGAACACGCCGAGAGATCCGAACGCCGACGAGAGGGATGATGATAACCTGCCGAAAGCCAAAGTCGAATCTGATTCTGGTAAGTCGCAATCTGAAACTGATCGATCTAGGAAGCGTAGGGGGAGGAGATCTTATGATAGCGATAGCGAATCTGTAGAGAGTGATTCTGATGAGGAAGATAGAAGGAGACAACGTAGTAGAAGGAAGATTAAGAGTAAGAGCTCTAGGAGATCTGAAGAGAGTGATTCCGATGAGGAAGATAGGAAACTaggaagaaaaaggaagaaaagcaCAAGTAttaggaagaagagaagatacaGTGATTCTGAATCTGAGATTAGTGCTTCCTCGTCTGGTGATGAACAACAACACACCAAGTCAAAGATCAAGAGGCGGAAGAAGCTCTCAGGcgacgaggaagaagatagGGGACGAAGAacaagtaagaagaagaaaggaagcgGACATAGGAGTGCTTCTGGGGAAGAACATAGCAGGTCAAAGAGCAAGAGGCGGAAGAAGCTGTCAGGCGATGGTTCTGACACTGATCTGAAGGCGAAACTTGAAGAAACGGTGAAGGATACTGAGCTTGAGTTGAAGAAGTTCAGAGA agaagaagaagctgaggtGGGTCCTAAAGCTGAAGGACACATGAGCGGTTACGGTCCTGCGTTAAGACCCGGTGAAGGAGACGCTATAGCACAGTACGTTCAGCAAGGGAAACGTATCCCACGTAGAGGAGAAGTGGGTCTTAACGCTGATGGGATTCAGAGGTTTGAGGATCTTGGGTATGTTATGAGGGGGAGTAGGCATCAAAGGATTAATGCTATTCGTATCAGGAAGGAGAACCAGGTTTACAGTGCTGAAGACAAGCGTGCGTTGGCTATGTTTAACTATGAGGAGAAGGCCAAGCGTGAGGCTAAGGTCATGTCTGATCTTTCCAGGCTGGTGCAGCGCCATATGGGAGAGGAGTTGGGTCCGAATCATGACCCTTTTGGTGCTGGAAAGGCTGACGACTGA
- the LOC106321120 gene encoding NF-kappa-B-activating protein-like isoform X1 — translation MSPPPNEGEVYEGRRRGSESDEELKGVSYQEYRWLKRIKMRNTPRDPNADERDDDNLPKAKVESDSGKSQSETDRSRKRRGRRSYDSDSESVESDSDEEDRRRQRSRRKIKSKSSRRSEESDSDEEDRKLGRKRKKSTSIRKKRRYSDSESEISASSSGDEQQHTKSKIKRRKKLSGDEEEDRGRRTSKKKKGSGHRSASGEEHSRSKSKRRKKLSGDGSDTDLKAKLEETVKDTELELKKFREMVNNESKMKSLAPEEEEAEVGPKAEGHMSGYGPALRPGEGDAIAQYVQQGKRIPRRGEVGLNADGIQRFEDLGYVMRGSRHQRINAIRIRKENQVYSAEDKRALAMFNYEEKAKREAKVMSDLSRLVQRHMGEELGPNHDPFGAGKADD, via the coding sequence ATGTCGCCTCCTCCGAATGAAGGGGAAGTTTATGAAGGTCGGCGTAGAGGATCGGAATCGGACGAAGAGCTGAAGGGGGTGAGCTACCAGGAGTACCGGTGGCTCAAACGCATCAAGATGAGGAACACGCCGAGAGATCCGAACGCCGACGAGAGGGATGATGATAACCTGCCGAAAGCCAAAGTCGAATCTGATTCTGGTAAGTCGCAATCTGAAACTGATCGATCTAGGAAGCGTAGGGGGAGGAGATCTTATGATAGCGATAGCGAATCTGTAGAGAGTGATTCTGATGAGGAAGATAGAAGGAGACAACGTAGTAGAAGGAAGATTAAGAGTAAGAGCTCTAGGAGATCTGAAGAGAGTGATTCCGATGAGGAAGATAGGAAACTaggaagaaaaaggaagaaaagcaCAAGTAttaggaagaagagaagatacaGTGATTCTGAATCTGAGATTAGTGCTTCCTCGTCTGGTGATGAACAACAACACACCAAGTCAAAGATCAAGAGGCGGAAGAAGCTCTCAGGcgacgaggaagaagatagGGGACGAAGAacaagtaagaagaagaaaggaagcgGACATAGGAGTGCTTCTGGGGAAGAACATAGCAGGTCAAAGAGCAAGAGGCGGAAGAAGCTGTCAGGCGATGGTTCTGACACTGATCTGAAGGCGAAACTTGAAGAAACGGTGAAGGATACTGAGCTTGAGTTGAAGAAGTTCAGAGAGAtggttaataatgaatcaaagaTGAAATCTTTAGctcctgaagaagaagaagctgaggtGGGTCCTAAAGCTGAAGGACACATGAGCGGTTACGGTCCTGCGTTAAGACCCGGTGAAGGAGACGCTATAGCACAGTACGTTCAGCAAGGGAAACGTATCCCACGTAGAGGAGAAGTGGGTCTTAACGCTGATGGGATTCAGAGGTTTGAGGATCTTGGGTATGTTATGAGGGGGAGTAGGCATCAAAGGATTAATGCTATTCGTATCAGGAAGGAGAACCAGGTTTACAGTGCTGAAGACAAGCGTGCGTTGGCTATGTTTAACTATGAGGAGAAGGCCAAGCGTGAGGCTAAGGTCATGTCTGATCTTTCCAGGCTGGTGCAGCGCCATATGGGAGAGGAGTTGGGTCCGAATCATGACCCTTTTGGTGCTGGAAAGGCTGACGACTGA